The Psychromonas sp. MME1 genome window below encodes:
- a CDS encoding pseudouridine synthase — protein MRLDKYICQSTTLTRSQAKKMILQGRVNNGQQTLRNSAYKVQDGELITLDNKAITLRGNRYIMLNKPQGFICSTVDEHLPSILNLIDVDHAEQLCIAGRLDADTTGLTLITDDGQWSHLITSPRKKCAKRYRVTIEQPIDDHSCTLFTQGIQLKSEPHPCLPAKVIIESDLEVLLTISEGKYHQVKRMFAAIGNHVTALHREQIGDIQLDAELKPGEWRYLNEQEINSVG, from the coding sequence ATGCGATTAGATAAATATATATGCCAGTCTACGACACTTACCAGAAGCCAAGCTAAAAAAATGATTTTGCAAGGGCGAGTGAATAATGGCCAACAAACATTACGTAATAGCGCCTACAAAGTACAAGATGGCGAACTCATTACACTTGATAACAAGGCCATTACCTTACGGGGCAACCGTTACATTATGCTCAATAAACCGCAGGGTTTTATCTGCTCTACCGTCGATGAACATCTACCAAGTATCTTAAACTTGATCGATGTCGACCATGCAGAACAACTCTGTATCGCAGGGCGTTTAGATGCCGATACAACCGGTTTGACACTAATCACCGATGATGGGCAGTGGTCACACCTCATTACCAGTCCTCGTAAAAAGTGTGCCAAGCGTTATCGCGTTACGATTGAGCAGCCGATCGATGACCATTCCTGCACACTGTTTACACAAGGTATACAGCTCAAGAGCGAACCCCACCCCTGCTTGCCAGCAAAAGTAATAATTGAATCGGATCTAGAGGTGCTACTAACCATTAGTGAAGGGAAATATCATCAAGTGAAACGCATGTTTGCAGCGATCGGCAACCATGTGACTGCATTACATAGAGAACAAATTGGCGATATTCAGTTAGATGCCGAACTGAAACCAGGAGAATGGCGCTATTTAAACGAACAAGAAATAAATAGTGTCGGTTAG